GGTTGAATCGCTTTTAGAATGACCGCGGCAATCGCCTGCACTTCCTCGTTACAGGGATGGACGGCGACGCTGGCATGCTGAAGATTTCACTCCAATCGTGCCCGCAAACATATATCAGGAACTTTTCATTAAAAAAGAACAGGGGCAGAACTCTTCCATCATTGAGTCCTGCCCCCGCTGATTTCTTTCGTTCAGAAAACAGTTCTGCCGAGTGCGTCACGCGCTGCAGCGGAAATGCTCTCAGTCCTTCAACTTGATAAATGCCACGGCATTGTTGTTGTTCATAGGAATGATCAACTGATTCTGTTTGGAATCGTAGCCCATCGATGCGGCGCTGGGGATTCCTGAGGCAATGACCTTGGCCGGCTTACCGGGGCGGATCTCAGAAACGCTTCCAAACCGGACACTGCTTACATACTTGGTTCCATCGGGGAGAATCACCAGACCGTCGTTGCCCCCTTCTGCAGCGTGTTCGGTACGCAGCAGTTTGCCACTAGCGGGATCAAAGGTCATCACATCATTGTTGCCGACATTGACGACCACCACGTTCCCGTCCTGATCGATGGCCACGCCGTTCGGGATATCCAGTGGCTTGCCGTCAACGAACAGGGAGACGTCGCCGTCCGCTGTGATTTTATAAACGCGGTTCTCCGGCTTCGAGTTGGAAACAAAGATCGTTCCTTCTTTATTGACGGCAATCCCGTTGAGAAAAGTGGCGCCTTTCACGGGATAAGCACGCCCCGGTTTGCCTGAAGCGAGATCAAACGTGCGGACGACGTCGATATCAGCCGTATAGAGGGTTCCGTTATGAATCGCGCTACCCAGTGGATGATTCAGGGTCAGCCCTTTCCGGGTTGCCCCGATCCATTTTGTCGTGTGGACAGAACCGTCGGGGTTCAGCAATGAAACGTAACCATCGTTCTTCTGCATGTTTTGCGGGACGCCGGCGTTCATGACCACAATCAGGTTTCGTACCGGATCATAAACGCAACTTTCGGCAAAACGAAAACTGCCATACACTTTGACATTATCCGAAATTGGTACAAATTTCCCGGCTTCGTTGACGGCCCCCAGCGGCTTTCCCGCCTCAAATGCTTTCGTTGCATCCTGGGCCAGTGCGGCGCTGCCCAGCAGCGACATCGCTCCGATGGTAATCACAAAGAACGCTTTCATGAGTGGTTTCTCCTGGTGTAAATCGTTTTGAAAGAATAGAGTTTCTGGAGAAATAAAATAACTGAATTATGTGCGATATGGAAGCATTGGGCTGAATCGTCGAAGAAATAGAGGTTGCCTTACACCTCTATTTGATCGACCACACAAAAATATCAGTGCTGAACCGCTTTCAAAATCGCATCGGCAATCGCCTGCATTCCCTTGTCTCCAGGGTGGGCGGCGACGCCGGCGTGCTGAAAGTCTCGTTCCGATCGCGCGTAGTTTGATTCATCTTTGCCAAGACTGCTGATGTCCACAAAAATCCCACCCGCCTGTTGACAGGCTTGACGCAGTGCTGCGTCTTTCGCCGTGTTGGGCCAGAAGCAACTCCGCACGATGATCGTCGGCTGGTTGTCCGTCCGCAACTCCTTGAGCAGTTGATCAACGCTGGCCTTGAACTGCATTTTCGTTTCCTCTGTCTCCAGCTTGGGTACATTTTCTCCAATCGCCACCACTACCAGATCGGGCTGGAACGCAAACGCCTCTTTCAAGTTTTGTTTCAGGTCGTACGTCACGTATTGCCGTTCAAACGCGGCGATATTCTTGACCAGCGTTTTCGGCTTCTTTTCTGACGACTTGGCAAGCGAACGCGTCACAATGTGGACAAAGTCCTTTTCCGGGGCGCTGGCCGC
This genomic interval from Gimesia alba contains the following:
- a CDS encoding SMP-30/gluconolactonase/LRE family protein encodes the protein MKAFFVITIGAMSLLGSAALAQDATKAFEAGKPLGAVNEAGKFVPISDNVKVYGSFRFAESCVYDPVRNLIVVMNAGVPQNMQKNDGYVSLLNPDGSVHTTKWIGATRKGLTLNHPLGSAIHNGTLYTADIDVVRTFDLASGKPGRAYPVKGATFLNGIAVNKEGTIFVSNSKPENRVYKITADGDVSLFVDGKPLDIPNGVAIDQDGNVVVVNVGNNDVMTFDPASGKLLRTEHAAEGGNDGLVILPDGTKYVSSVRFGSVSEIRPGKPAKVIASGIPSAASMGYDSKQNQLIIPMNNNNAVAFIKLKD
- a CDS encoding SGNH/GDSL hydrolase family protein → MGLIFICVCVLGNPGSMARADEPQAADKFQKILFLGNSITLHGPSPKIGWKGNWGMAASAPEKDFVHIVTRSLAKSSEKKPKTLVKNIAAFERQYVTYDLKQNLKEAFAFQPDLVVVAIGENVPKLETEETKMQFKASVDQLLKELRTDNQPTIIVRSCFWPNTAKDAALRQACQQAGGIFVDISSLGKDESNYARSERDFQHAGVAAHPGDKGMQAIADAILKAVQH